Proteins co-encoded in one Bacteroidales bacterium genomic window:
- a CDS encoding 4Fe-4S dicluster domain-containing protein, which translates to MINFGYTIQTDRQIDYDGGNRRILNAVRKGEPSVDWCMSCGTCSSSCTAAVSTDYSLRKLILLARRGIEEEILKSVFRCRFCGKCINACPRGVNTRNVIYHMQLAASKIQNHEI; encoded by the coding sequence ATGATCAATTTCGGATATACAATACAAACCGACAGGCAGATTGATTATGACGGCGGTAACCGGAGGATCCTCAATGCAGTAAGGAAAGGAGAACCTTCAGTGGACTGGTGCATGAGTTGCGGCACATGCTCTTCGTCATGTACGGCAGCTGTTTCAACTGATTACAGCCTTAGGAAGCTGATTCTTCTCGCCCGCAGGGGTATTGAGGAAGAAATACTAAAATCGGTTTTCCGTTGCCGGTTTTGCGGGAAATGCATTAATGCATGTCCCCGCGGAGTAAACACCAGGAATGTAATATACCATATGCAGCTTGCTGCAAGTAAAATACAGAACCATGAAATTTGA
- a CDS encoding DMT family transporter: protein MKKYLKSGIILLILAEFCFAAATVFVKYVTNHTDIPAIEITFFRVSLGTVIAAVYMRRTKTRFIPQKPMLVIARAIFSFSALVTFFYAVEHSSVTNGNMLNMTYPVFIFMLAPLFRLEKMNRFSLVFLVTAMTGIYLVIFPDFSHVNKGDLVGLSSGILAAFAIITLSVAREYDSTVLIVFYLMAIGTVCNAFMMAPVFVAPLPADYIPLFASGVLGVTGQVLLTMGYKNVNARAGSMVSSSRIVFAALLGFIFFAEPLLPRIVIGGLLIILSILGVSLLQKQKKISAEDEQ, encoded by the coding sequence ATGAAAAAATATTTAAAAAGCGGAATAATCCTGCTGATCCTGGCGGAATTTTGTTTTGCCGCCGCAACCGTATTCGTAAAGTATGTTACCAACCATACTGACATTCCGGCAATTGAAATTACTTTTTTCAGGGTGTCGTTGGGCACTGTTATCGCCGCAGTGTATATGCGGCGCACCAAAACACGTTTCATTCCACAGAAGCCGATGCTCGTAATAGCCCGTGCCATATTCAGCTTTTCAGCCCTCGTAACATTTTTCTATGCCGTAGAACACAGTTCAGTCACCAATGGCAATATGCTTAACATGACTTATCCGGTGTTCATTTTCATGCTTGCCCCCCTGTTCAGACTTGAAAAGATGAACCGGTTTTCCCTTGTTTTTTTGGTTACAGCTATGACAGGGATTTACCTTGTTATTTTTCCCGATTTTTCACACGTAAACAAAGGTGACCTGGTGGGACTGTCATCCGGTATTCTCGCAGCATTTGCCATTATCACGCTTTCGGTTGCCCGCGAATATGATTCTACTGTTCTTATTGTGTTTTACCTAATGGCTATCGGTACGGTCTGCAATGCTTTTATGATGGCTCCAGTATTTGTGGCACCTTTACCTGCAGATTACATCCCTCTTTTTGCCAGTGGGGTACTCGGGGTAACCGGACAGGTTTTACTCACCATGGGATATAAAAATGTAAATGCCCGCGCTGGTTCCATGGTATCATCATCCCGAATTGTATTCGCTGCCCTTTTGGGTTTTATATTTTTTGCAGAACCTCTTTTGCCAAGAATTGTGATTGGCGGATTACTTATCATTTTGTCAATTTTGGGTGTCAGCTTACTTCAGAAGCAAAAAAAGATATCCGCGGAGGATGAGCAATAA
- a CDS encoding 4Fe-4S dicluster domain-containing protein, translating to MRICTMDYYKELCSDVRFVEGLTGCLNCGTCTAICAAAEFYNYDPRIIAETVQTRDNNKIEELLTGNTIWYCGECMSCKTRCPRNNAPGLLIMALRALSVKTGLFTESEKGRQQLVLKRTMGEWILKYGYCLYREEMSMADHPEQGPTWEWQNNNLDKLFERFGATYKGDGPGPLRKVPAEALAELRKIFDVTGASDLFNFIEKKSAEKAEELGLEFNEKLDCGYLNQIYNLDSGIHTKDQAI from the coding sequence ATGCGCATCTGTACTATGGATTATTATAAAGAACTCTGTTCTGACGTTAGATTTGTGGAAGGCCTTACCGGATGCCTCAATTGTGGTACATGCACTGCAATTTGTGCTGCAGCAGAGTTTTATAATTACGACCCCCGGATTATAGCCGAAACCGTCCAAACCAGGGATAATAACAAAATTGAGGAATTACTTACAGGTAATACAATCTGGTACTGCGGTGAATGCATGTCATGCAAAACCCGTTGCCCCCGAAATAATGCTCCTGGTCTGCTCATTATGGCATTAAGAGCTCTCAGCGTAAAAACCGGTTTATTCACTGAATCCGAAAAGGGGAGACAGCAACTGGTTCTTAAAAGAACCATGGGTGAGTGGATCCTGAAATACGGGTATTGCCTGTACCGCGAAGAAATGTCGATGGCAGACCATCCTGAACAGGGCCCGACATGGGAATGGCAGAATAATAACCTGGATAAGCTGTTTGAACGATTTGGTGCAACCTACAAGGGTGACGGTCCGGGACCTCTCAGGAAAGTACCCGCAGAAGCTCTTGCCGAACTCAGAAAGATCTTTGATGTTACCGGCGCTTCTGATTTATTCAATTTTATTGAAAAGAAATCCGCTGAAAAAGCTGAAGAATTAGGGCTTGAATTTAATGAGAAGCTGGATTGCGGCTACCTTAACCAGATTTATAACCTCGACAGCGGCATACATACAAAAGATCAGGCAATATGA
- a CDS encoding DedA family protein, with protein sequence MSDLIHFFIDFVLHIDKHLVEIVTQYQSWTYAILFLIIFCETGLVVTPFLPGDSLLFAAGAVAAMQGHPLNIVFIIPLLFLAAFLGDNTNYSIGRLLGGKVYEKDYKLIKRKYLDETHAFYEKHGGVTLIIARFMPIIRTFAPFVAGVGTMKYMRFLAFCIMGNAIWVTLFSLAGYFFGNIPFVKENFSIVVLAIIAVSFIPPFYAFVKQFLLSRRNRKS encoded by the coding sequence ATGAGCGACCTGATCCATTTTTTCATCGATTTCGTTCTGCATATCGATAAACATTTAGTTGAAATCGTTACCCAGTATCAATCATGGACCTATGCCATCCTGTTCCTGATTATTTTCTGTGAAACCGGTCTTGTTGTGACTCCGTTTCTTCCGGGTGATTCATTGTTGTTTGCCGCCGGAGCAGTTGCAGCCATGCAGGGACACCCGCTAAATATCGTGTTTATTATTCCGCTTTTATTCCTGGCTGCCTTTCTTGGCGATAATACGAATTATTCGATCGGCAGATTACTTGGTGGAAAAGTATATGAAAAGGACTATAAACTGATTAAGCGGAAATATCTCGATGAAACTCATGCATTTTATGAAAAGCATGGCGGCGTTACGCTTATCATTGCCCGATTCATGCCTATTATAAGGACTTTTGCACCATTTGTAGCCGGTGTGGGTACGATGAAGTATATGAGATTCCTCGCTTTCTGCATCATGGGAAATGCCATCTGGGTTACCCTTTTCAGCCTGGCAGGATACTTTTTCGGGAATATTCCTTTTGTTAAGGAAAACTTCTCCATTGTGGTTCTGGCCATTATAGCCGTTTCCTTTATTCCGCCATTTTATGCTTTTGTAAAGCAGTTTTTGCTGTCAAGGCGAAATCGCAAATCGTAA
- a CDS encoding EamA family transporter, with the protein MWILLGIVSAAFLGFHEIFKKTGVNHNAVLPVLFLGSASAAVLFIPMLILSTYSPDLAARAGLLIPQSSSTGHLLFMVKSLVVATAWTFGYFSVKHLPVTLLAPINASGPVWTMLGALIIYRESMNALQWTGVALSLVFYYSLSFGGNIKGSQSTDKRWLFFAFLSIVFNSISALLDKYLVQHYDRISMQAWFSVYTALIFLVIVLVIWYPSRKTTTKLQWRWSIALIGVFLVAADFFYFKALSYEGSLVSVLIIVRRASSVIVFIAGAVYFKESSLRRRGLVLAGILAGVALVVLGSL; encoded by the coding sequence ATGTGGATACTATTAGGAATTGTTTCTGCCGCTTTTCTGGGTTTTCATGAAATATTCAAGAAGACAGGGGTAAACCATAATGCCGTGTTACCTGTGCTGTTTCTCGGGTCAGCTTCTGCAGCGGTCCTGTTCATTCCAATGCTTATTTTATCAACCTATTCTCCTGATTTGGCGGCAAGGGCAGGATTGTTGATTCCGCAATCCTCCTCGACAGGGCACCTCCTGTTTATGGTAAAATCGCTGGTTGTTGCAACCGCCTGGACATTCGGTTATTTCTCTGTGAAACATTTGCCGGTGACCCTGCTGGCCCCGATCAATGCATCAGGCCCTGTATGGACGATGCTCGGAGCACTTATTATATACCGCGAAAGCATGAACGCACTTCAGTGGACAGGTGTGGCCCTTTCACTCGTTTTTTATTATTCGCTGTCATTTGGAGGAAACATAAAAGGCTCACAATCCACTGACAAACGGTGGTTGTTTTTTGCTTTTCTCAGCATCGTGTTTAACAGCATCAGTGCCCTCCTGGATAAATACCTTGTGCAACACTATGACCGAATCTCCATGCAAGCCTGGTTTTCTGTTTACACTGCCCTGATTTTCCTTGTTATAGTCCTCGTAATCTGGTATCCTTCGAGAAAAACAACTACGAAACTGCAGTGGAGGTGGTCGATTGCACTTATCGGGGTTTTCCTTGTAGCGGCAGATTTCTTTTATTTCAAGGCGCTTTCCTATGAGGGCTCACTGGTTTCGGTACTTATTATCGTCCGCAGGGCATCGTCAGTAATTGTTTTCATTGCCGGGGCAGTTTATTTCAAGGAAAGCAGCCTCAGGCGACGAGGCCTTGTGCTGGCCGGTATTCTTGCCGGCGTTGCGCTGGTAGTGCTGGGGAGTCTTTGA
- a CDS encoding (Fe-S)-binding protein codes for MKFDAFVLPFTIGLIFLLGYLAVKYSLWFIRLEKQAKSKVIGGFFSLKIFPALAEIVWESLLHRKIFKKNRLLGFMHMSLAFGWFLLIAIGNLESRVYEPSAMNPPYVPIFFKFFNSNPGVFPLHSVFSFVMDLLLLLVLAGVTLAFAKRIYSRAYGMKRTTKLQPGDRIALTALWCIFPLRLLAESLTSAVFHGGDFLTGTVGNLLSFLPADKLYYPAWWAYSLSLGAFFVCLPFSRYMHIPTEVVLIFSRHFGLTEGIRRTPVTEIEINSCSRCGICLDTCQLSFAGGIQNIQSAYQLKAIRYNNIRPQETFNCLMCGRCESVCPVGIDISNIRMITRNELNGRVPDPTFGSQTMPHTRKADVIYFAGCMTHQTPSIKKAMTAIMEQAGVNFWFMDESGGLCCGRPMMLAGHREQAEIMIAKNRKMILDSGASTLVTSCPICYKIFSQEYDLNLKVVHHTQFLLDLAERQKISLVHNAGKVVYHDPCELSRDIRIYDEPRKLLGKMYKISSSEYEKDNTLCCGNSLANFSASNEVRRKVAVDACEKMKVSEASYLVTSCPMCRKAFEKVSEAPVRDIAELVQHSIQKNQQHVSSSIKKIHRPAQAVIG; via the coding sequence ATGAAATTTGATGCATTTGTTCTTCCGTTTACCATCGGACTTATATTCCTGCTCGGATACCTTGCAGTGAAGTACAGCCTTTGGTTTATCAGGCTTGAGAAACAGGCGAAGTCAAAAGTCATTGGCGGCTTTTTCAGTCTTAAAATTTTCCCTGCTCTTGCTGAAATAGTATGGGAAAGCCTTCTGCACCGCAAGATTTTCAAAAAAAACAGGTTGCTGGGTTTCATGCACATGAGCCTGGCATTTGGCTGGTTTTTACTCATTGCCATAGGCAATCTTGAAAGCCGTGTTTATGAACCATCAGCCATGAATCCACCATACGTACCCATTTTCTTCAAGTTTTTCAATTCCAATCCCGGCGTTTTTCCTTTACACAGTGTTTTCTCATTTGTAATGGATTTACTGTTATTACTGGTACTTGCCGGGGTGACCCTGGCTTTTGCAAAACGCATCTATTCCAGGGCATACGGAATGAAGCGCACTACCAAATTGCAGCCCGGTGACCGGATTGCCCTTACAGCTCTCTGGTGCATATTTCCCCTGCGATTGCTGGCTGAAAGCCTTACAAGCGCTGTTTTCCACGGAGGTGATTTCCTTACCGGAACTGTCGGTAACCTGCTGAGTTTTCTTCCCGCAGACAAATTGTACTATCCCGCCTGGTGGGCGTATTCGCTTTCACTGGGCGCTTTCTTTGTATGCCTGCCGTTTTCGCGGTACATGCATATCCCTACCGAAGTAGTTTTGATATTCTCACGGCATTTCGGACTTACTGAAGGAATCAGGCGTACCCCTGTAACTGAAATCGAAATCAATTCCTGTTCAAGATGCGGCATCTGCCTGGATACGTGCCAGCTATCGTTTGCAGGAGGAATTCAGAATATACAATCAGCCTATCAGCTGAAAGCAATCCGCTACAACAATATCAGGCCGCAGGAAACCTTCAATTGCCTCATGTGTGGCAGATGTGAAAGTGTTTGTCCGGTTGGTATCGATATCAGCAACATCCGGATGATTACCCGCAATGAACTGAATGGCCGGGTACCTGATCCCACATTCGGCAGCCAGACTATGCCGCATACCCGGAAAGCGGATGTTATTTACTTTGCCGGATGCATGACTCACCAGACGCCATCCATTAAAAAGGCAATGACTGCGATTATGGAACAGGCAGGTGTTAATTTCTGGTTTATGGATGAATCAGGAGGATTATGCTGCGGACGCCCCATGATGCTGGCAGGCCACCGTGAACAGGCAGAAATTATGATCGCCAAAAATCGTAAAATGATTTTAGATTCAGGCGCTTCAACACTGGTAACTTCCTGCCCGATTTGCTATAAAATTTTCTCACAGGAATACGACCTAAACCTGAAAGTTGTGCACCATACCCAGTTTTTGCTTGACCTGGCTGAAAGACAAAAAATATCCCTGGTACACAATGCCGGTAAAGTTGTTTATCACGATCCCTGTGAATTAAGTCGTGATATCCGCATTTATGATGAGCCCCGCAAATTGCTGGGTAAAATGTATAAGATAAGTTCATCCGAATATGAAAAAGATAATACGCTTTGTTGCGGGAACAGCCTTGCCAATTTCTCAGCTTCAAATGAGGTTCGCCGAAAAGTGGCCGTGGATGCGTGTGAAAAAATGAAGGTATCGGAGGCCTCTTACCTTGTAACATCATGCCCGATGTGCAGGAAAGCCTTTGAAAAAGTTTCGGAAGCTCCTGTCAGAGATATCGCTGAATTAGTGCAGCATTCGATTCAAAAAAATCAACAACATGTTTCTTCTTCCATAAAGAAGATTCACCGGCCTGCTCAAGCAGTGATCGGTTAA
- a CDS encoding FAD-dependent oxidoreductase produces MSKIRKNNKSVKSIAIIGGGVAGMEAASRLNQQGFAVTIIESADKLGGRLNQWHALFPARHSSDELLKSLTKQMGEGISVICNARVTEIEKNDDGFAVKINNNRMITANAMLLTTGFDIFEAERKEEYGYGIYENVITSVDLEQQFRSGKPVVNAKGNTPARIGFVHCVGSRDEKAGNLHCSKVCCITAVKQAIEVKEMLPNAEVFLFYMDLRMFGRHFEELYKEAQFKYGIQFIRARLSEAFENPDGSLQIRIEDTLLARPLKMHLDMLVLMTGIQPQRKAGNIIDMLSLKRDADGFILQEDSYTSPFRSSIPGLYCAGGINGPKSIDETLTEARAASLEIAEYLVSIEKHKEEKEFVIEL; encoded by the coding sequence ATATCGAAGATTAGAAAAAACAACAAAAGCGTGAAAAGCATAGCAATCATCGGCGGGGGAGTGGCAGGGATGGAAGCTGCATCCAGGTTGAATCAGCAGGGATTTGCAGTTACCATTATCGAATCAGCTGATAAACTGGGCGGAAGGTTGAATCAGTGGCATGCGTTATTTCCTGCAAGGCATTCTTCGGATGAACTGCTTAAAAGCCTTACAAAACAGATGGGCGAGGGAATCAGTGTCATCTGTAATGCAAGAGTAACCGAAATTGAAAAAAATGATGACGGGTTTGCGGTAAAAATCAACAACAATCGCATGATCACTGCAAATGCGATGCTGCTTACAACCGGTTTCGACATTTTTGAAGCCGAAAGAAAAGAAGAATACGGCTATGGTATTTACGAAAATGTAATTACATCGGTTGACCTGGAGCAGCAATTCCGGTCGGGTAAACCGGTTGTCAATGCAAAAGGCAATACGCCCGCCAGGATTGGATTTGTTCACTGTGTCGGATCACGCGATGAGAAAGCGGGCAACCTTCATTGTTCAAAAGTGTGTTGCATAACAGCTGTTAAACAAGCGATTGAGGTAAAAGAGATGCTTCCAAACGCGGAAGTATTCCTGTTTTACATGGATCTTCGTATGTTCGGCCGCCATTTTGAAGAATTATACAAGGAAGCCCAGTTTAAATATGGCATACAGTTCATCAGGGCACGGTTATCCGAGGCATTTGAAAATCCTGACGGATCGTTGCAAATCAGGATAGAAGATACGCTCCTTGCCAGGCCTCTGAAAATGCATCTTGATATGCTTGTCCTTATGACTGGCATACAGCCGCAGCGGAAGGCCGGAAACATTATTGACATGCTGAGTCTGAAAAGGGATGCGGATGGTTTTATCCTCCAGGAAGACAGCTATACATCCCCATTCAGGTCATCCATTCCCGGCCTTTACTGTGCCGGAGGGATAAATGGCCCGAAAAGCATTGATGAGACGCTTACCGAAGCAAGAGCTGCTTCACTTGAAATTGCAGAATACCTGGTGAGCATTGAAAAACACAAGGAAGAAAAAGAATTTGTAATCGAACTATGA
- a CDS encoding heterodisulfide reductase-related iron-sulfur binding cluster: MKIEGKRRLWQEYQKEIATDKFFYVRSCVRQNFFPGAEQIFLRIMRESLGKTVYENPGHTTCTGIGYHCDVVPFNTTMTVVARQFALMTEAGYENLAVSCITSFGLYTEILETWHHFPEVEEKTREYLRKATGREFSIPKNLAHASDIVYKLRHEIAEKAPFRLVNQVTGRPLKVVEHIGCHYSKMFPHKGVGGAEYPYVLAGLVEALGGEIVDYPERRHCCGFGFRQYVVRANRGYSLSCSKKKFDSMEPYQPDLIITNCPGCPYFMDRWQYVVSEMQGKTYGENGHGIPVLTYEELAGLVLGYDPWEIGLQTHQVSSEPLLVKMGIPFDPDKKYLGKNGELLGRPAKPNYLKIDMEGLTMPSPALVVP; encoded by the coding sequence ATGAAGATCGAAGGTAAAAGAAGATTGTGGCAGGAATACCAGAAGGAAATTGCAACGGACAAATTCTTTTATGTTCGCAGTTGTGTAAGGCAGAATTTTTTTCCCGGCGCCGAGCAGATTTTCCTTAGAATAATGCGTGAATCGCTCGGTAAGACGGTATATGAAAATCCCGGCCATACCACATGCACCGGTATCGGTTACCACTGCGATGTAGTTCCTTTCAATACCACAATGACGGTTGTTGCACGCCAATTTGCTCTCATGACCGAAGCCGGGTATGAGAATTTGGCTGTTTCGTGCATAACCTCCTTTGGACTGTATACTGAAATACTCGAAACCTGGCATCATTTTCCTGAAGTTGAAGAGAAGACCCGTGAATACCTTAGAAAGGCCACGGGAAGAGAATTTTCTATTCCAAAAAACCTTGCGCATGCCAGCGACATAGTGTATAAGCTCAGGCATGAAATAGCTGAGAAAGCTCCATTCCGACTGGTTAACCAGGTTACCGGCAGACCCTTGAAAGTGGTTGAACATATAGGATGCCATTATTCAAAAATGTTTCCTCATAAAGGCGTGGGCGGAGCTGAATACCCGTATGTACTTGCCGGACTGGTGGAAGCACTGGGAGGCGAGATTGTTGATTATCCCGAGCGCAGGCACTGCTGTGGTTTTGGTTTCAGGCAATATGTAGTAAGGGCTAACCGGGGTTATTCGCTTTCATGCAGCAAAAAGAAATTTGATTCCATGGAGCCCTATCAGCCCGACCTGATCATTACCAACTGCCCCGGATGTCCTTATTTCATGGATCGGTGGCAGTATGTGGTAAGTGAGATGCAGGGCAAAACATACGGCGAAAACGGGCATGGTATTCCGGTTCTGACTTATGAAGAACTTGCAGGTTTGGTTCTTGGATATGATCCCTGGGAGATTGGTCTCCAAACACACCAGGTCTCTTCGGAACCGCTACTTGTGAAAATGGGAATTCCATTTGATCCGGATAAGAAATATCTCGGGAAAAACGGAGAATTGTTAGGACGCCCGGCTAAACCGAATTACCTCAAGATTGATATGGAAGGACTCACGATGCCGTCACCGGCTCTGGTAGTCCCATAG